A genomic window from Punica granatum isolate Tunisia-2019 chromosome 2, ASM765513v2, whole genome shotgun sequence includes:
- the LOC116197820 gene encoding probable 2-oxoglutarate-dependent dioxygenase ANS, with protein MEGEEEFCFHEVSFTDRDGRLRTTRVPVVQELSRRGVTRLPERFIQLKSAHQDEAQNFTNLEILQMIDMIKVRAGSAEELAKLAKGAKEQGMFLIKEHGIGSAVLDEVKCVVQEFFGLSFEDKKMCVGSYASADNLGYGRNFVKSDDQILEWIDRLAVKALPKGATDGLHVWPQTPANFRRAMETYVDQARKVLDQVLESLAESFSLEKHVFLQSFDPGRSEVKVRVNCYPPCPRPDLTIGLNPHTDASALTLLVQLDGGTSGLQVLHGQDPQSWRTVEWPRGALLVNAGDLLEIMSDGRVKSPWHRVMTQSEVERISIALFYNPPSDAEIVPVTGGSGSYRKVVVGDYCRHYYKISPTKTKEAILYAKQES; from the exons AtggagggggaggaggagtTTTGCTTCCATGAGGTGAGCTTCACCGATCGAGATGGTCGATTAAGAACAACCCGAGTGCCAGTGGTGCAAGAACTCAGCCGTCGAGGAGTCACCCGATTGCCTGAAAG GTTTATACAGTTGAAATCGGCCCATCAGGACGAGGCTCAAAACTTCACCAACTTAGAGATCCTTCAAATGATAGACATGATTAAAGTACGGGCCGGGTCTGCCGAGGAGCTAGCCAAGCTAGCCAAGGGTGCCAAGGAACAGGGCATGTTTCTGATCAAGGAGCATGGCATAGGCTCCGCTGTTTTAGACGAGGTGAAGTGTGTGGTTCAGGAATTCTTTGGGCTGTCCTTCGAAGACAAGAAGATGTGTGTCGGGTCGTATGCAAGCGCCGATAACCTGGGATATGGTAGGAATTTCGTGAAATCGGATGATCAGATATTGGAATGGATAGATCGGTTAGCAGTAAAGGCTTTGCCTAAGGGGGCAACTGATGGGCTCCATGTTTGGCCTCAAACGCCAGCCAATTTCAG GCGTGCAATGGAGACTTATGTGGATCAAGCCCGAAAGGTCCTGGACCAAGTCCTGGAATCCCTGGCCGAATCGTTTTCCCTGGAGAAGCACGTGTTCCTCCAGTCCTTCGACCCCGGAAGATCCGAGGTGAAAGTCCGGGTGAATTGCTATCCGCCCTGCCCAAGGCCTGACCTGACAATAGGCCTCAACCCACACACTGATGCAAGCGCTCTGACCCTCCTGGTCCAGCTTGATGGTGGCACCAGCGGCCTCCAGGTGCTCCATGGCCAGGACCCACAGAGCTGGAGGACCGTGGAGTGGCCCAGAGGTGCATTGCTTGTGAATGCCGGCGACTTGCTTGAGATAATGAGCGACGGGAGGGTCAAGAGCCCTTGGCACAGGGTCATGACCCAATCCGAAGTGGAACGCATCTCCATCGCATTGTTCTACAACCCACCCTCCGATGCAGAGATCGTACCCGTGACAGGAGGGAGTGGGAGTTATAGGAAAGTCGTGGTCGGCGACTACTGCAGGCATTACTATAAGATTAGCCCTACTAAGACTAAAGAAGCTATATTGTATGCCAAACAAGAGAGTTAG